One segment of Rubripirellula amarantea DNA contains the following:
- a CDS encoding DUF58 domain-containing protein translates to MFRRFAKMVGRILWSPFWLIYTIRGSMTGASATLLLIAIISLNIVWGYPWLGMFSACVTMFVVGFLLNRLFRPQVDVDYVLPLYVHVGNEFTPTIHLTHRGSLATFDLHVAAEQKRRRFRKVVATNSPITIECSGPPIAMISGGERADTSMTMKSHVRGIHRLPKFQVVSSFPFNLFRWISRIHPKVKIAVAPRPISEDDRNGSRLTTDQLDRWTNRWLAGESFEYAGNRDYVMGMAVRRWDYRSWARLGRPIVREFQTPTLHVANIIVDAALDPSVSRSDADASFELMLRSVATAIENWQKQSINSRIYVTSESIDSFLANNDTGKCDPSLSFVQLAGATNVGGKVSDGRIVEAVEAIRGSRTLVFTTRQLDSVAIQQTGDIHVMRIDLKDHELADSETEGESDDSDRLQEALSTEVSA, encoded by the coding sequence ATGTTTCGACGATTCGCGAAGATGGTCGGACGAATCTTGTGGTCACCGTTCTGGTTGATCTACACGATTCGGGGGTCAATGACCGGTGCTTCAGCAACATTGTTGCTTATCGCCATCATCTCTTTGAACATTGTTTGGGGGTACCCATGGCTGGGCATGTTCTCGGCGTGCGTGACGATGTTTGTCGTCGGCTTTTTGCTCAACCGCCTGTTTCGTCCCCAGGTGGATGTGGACTACGTATTGCCGCTTTATGTGCATGTGGGAAATGAGTTCACGCCGACCATCCATTTGACCCACCGCGGTAGTTTGGCAACGTTTGATCTTCACGTTGCGGCGGAACAAAAGCGTCGGCGATTTAGAAAGGTAGTTGCGACGAACAGCCCCATCACGATCGAATGCTCGGGGCCTCCGATTGCGATGATCAGTGGCGGCGAACGAGCGGACACGTCAATGACGATGAAGTCACATGTCCGTGGAATCCACAGGCTGCCTAAGTTCCAGGTCGTATCTTCGTTTCCCTTCAATTTGTTCCGGTGGATCTCACGCATTCACCCGAAAGTGAAGATTGCGGTTGCGCCTCGTCCGATTTCCGAAGACGATCGCAACGGAAGCCGGTTGACGACCGATCAGCTTGATCGTTGGACCAACCGCTGGTTGGCGGGCGAAAGTTTTGAGTACGCAGGCAATCGCGACTACGTGATGGGCATGGCCGTAAGACGCTGGGACTATCGGTCTTGGGCTAGGCTGGGACGACCTATCGTGCGTGAATTTCAAACACCCACGTTGCACGTCGCAAACATCATTGTCGACGCGGCGCTCGACCCATCGGTGTCACGCAGCGATGCGGACGCTTCGTTCGAGCTGATGCTAAGGTCCGTGGCAACCGCCATTGAGAACTGGCAGAAGCAATCGATCAACTCACGCATCTATGTGACCAGCGAGTCCATTGATTCATTCTTAGCCAACAATGATACGGGAAAGTGCGATCCATCGTTGTCGTTCGTTCAATTGGCTGGGGCCACAAACGTTGGCGGCAAAGTGAGTGATGGTCGTATCGTTGAGGCGGTTGAAGCGATCCGAGGAAGTCGAACGCTCGTATTTACCACACGCCAACTAGATTCCGTCGCGATCCAGCAAACCGGTGACATCCACGTAATGCGTATTGATCTTAAGGATCATGAACTGGCGGACTCTGAAACCGAAGGTGAATCGGATGATTCAGATCGTCTGCAAGAAGCATTGTCGACGGAGGTGTCGGCATGA
- a CDS encoding transglutaminase-like domain-containing protein, translating to MKSLDSRFKLSSFSRVSTVLNSGETAHHGVLTLAGLLIAQVAFVSNTFREWHSVGLMSLVIIIAVVAREFSSEEVATPFDRRLPSNFNITVGILVVLVLVTLWRFPKTLSENPNYIQIGVDLLSHASLFSSLLIWAMYPRRGHVSILFLGMFQVLLCVAAGGVSRSLAAQTTVGVVSCLGFIIGSRIIVSADYLRTLDSSTTSQWGTSADILARRKAASEKRTRAGIAAVVLLAMTTGAVASVTEKMLPNIQEQLQTRLQSSIEAATRQSFVGGMGYVRGSELGAIRSHLVDNPRGIALRIYAEQKPGYLRGTIFDRYSNRKWSSESVRLGPEGDDVDSSLHDHRIEDVGFGTTELQSASGTNLRRFNLRQPTSERVTPLEIRGDPMRGTIVFLPLATRWLEASGRELTLNHHGQVKMGVNGNAPYVAGATVLPPREQLSEAQKQRMLFVRRKQREQLTPLAEELCRNATTTRDKASAISNYFQREFTYGTDLPERAEEEDPLTFFLDTRHPAHCEYFATSTVLLLRCVGVPTRYVTGYVSDEFADVSDIEDPCWVARNRDAHAWTEAYDEVSQTWFAVESTPGRSYHTVDPGSLNSQVVTNGGKSNRSEVEESESWLSRAIGWVLSSRTTDVFFTTFRYLQIVVLVGLVVWLIRRYRSRADSEISLVDRQSRRMLAKVDRVLRRRGFIRATDESLYQFADRLAGEVEVSEKLKAHERNYLEQAAVWMRAFADARYQGLVPPGWESNKAQ from the coding sequence ATGAAGTCGCTTGATTCACGATTCAAGCTTTCGTCATTCAGCCGAGTCAGCACTGTGCTTAATTCGGGCGAGACAGCACATCATGGTGTTTTGACATTGGCAGGGTTGTTGATTGCCCAGGTCGCTTTCGTATCCAACACCTTTCGGGAATGGCATTCGGTTGGACTGATGTCGTTGGTGATCATCATTGCCGTCGTCGCGAGAGAGTTTTCGAGCGAGGAAGTTGCTACTCCTTTTGACCGTCGTTTGCCATCGAACTTCAATATCACCGTGGGGATTTTGGTGGTTTTAGTTTTGGTCACTCTTTGGCGTTTCCCAAAAACGTTAAGCGAGAATCCAAACTACATTCAAATCGGTGTTGACCTGCTATCGCATGCGTCTTTGTTTTCGTCCCTGTTGATCTGGGCGATGTATCCTCGCCGTGGGCACGTTTCGATACTGTTTCTCGGAATGTTCCAAGTCCTTTTGTGTGTTGCTGCTGGGGGTGTCAGTCGATCGTTGGCGGCTCAGACGACGGTTGGTGTGGTGTCGTGTTTAGGGTTCATCATCGGATCGCGAATCATTGTTTCAGCGGACTACTTGCGAACTCTTGATTCAAGCACGACGTCGCAGTGGGGAACCAGCGCAGACATCTTGGCTCGTCGTAAAGCCGCCTCAGAGAAGCGAACTCGCGCTGGTATCGCTGCGGTCGTGTTGCTGGCGATGACGACCGGAGCGGTGGCTAGCGTGACCGAGAAGATGCTGCCAAATATCCAAGAGCAATTACAGACGCGTTTACAGTCGTCCATTGAGGCTGCTACCCGACAATCGTTTGTCGGTGGAATGGGATATGTTCGTGGCAGCGAGCTTGGTGCAATTCGCTCGCACTTGGTCGACAATCCTCGTGGGATCGCGTTGCGAATTTACGCGGAACAGAAACCCGGCTACTTGCGAGGCACCATCTTTGATCGCTATTCGAATCGAAAATGGTCATCGGAAAGCGTTCGGTTGGGGCCGGAAGGTGATGACGTAGATTCATCGTTGCACGATCATCGAATCGAAGATGTCGGATTTGGAACGACAGAACTTCAGTCGGCATCAGGGACAAATCTGCGCCGTTTCAATCTTCGCCAACCCACTTCGGAACGTGTGACTCCCCTGGAAATTCGCGGTGATCCAATGCGGGGCACTATTGTTTTCTTGCCACTGGCGACGCGCTGGCTTGAAGCAAGTGGTCGTGAATTGACGTTGAACCACCATGGTCAGGTCAAAATGGGTGTCAATGGAAACGCACCGTATGTTGCAGGCGCAACGGTGCTGCCGCCACGTGAACAACTCTCTGAAGCGCAAAAGCAACGCATGCTATTTGTGCGAAGAAAACAGCGCGAGCAACTGACTCCTTTGGCGGAAGAACTTTGCCGAAATGCCACGACGACTCGTGACAAAGCTTCCGCGATCAGCAACTACTTTCAACGCGAGTTTACCTACGGCACGGATCTTCCCGAGCGGGCCGAGGAAGAAGATCCGCTAACGTTCTTTCTCGACACAAGGCATCCAGCTCACTGCGAATACTTTGCGACATCTACCGTGTTGCTGCTTCGATGTGTAGGCGTTCCCACTCGCTACGTCACGGGTTACGTGTCCGACGAGTTCGCGGATGTGTCAGATATTGAGGATCCGTGCTGGGTTGCTCGAAACCGCGATGCTCACGCTTGGACGGAAGCCTACGATGAAGTCTCGCAAACTTGGTTCGCCGTCGAGTCGACTCCTGGACGAAGTTATCACACCGTGGACCCAGGCTCACTGAATTCCCAAGTGGTAACCAATGGCGGCAAGAGCAACCGATCAGAAGTCGAAGAGTCCGAAAGTTGGTTGAGTCGAGCGATTGGTTGGGTCTTGTCTTCGCGGACCACAGACGTCTTCTTCACCACGTTTCGCTACTTGCAGATCGTGGTGTTGGTCGGACTGGTAGTGTGGTTGATTCGTCGTTATCGAAGTCGAGCCGATTCGGAGATTAGTTTGGTTGACCGCCAAAGTCGACGTATGCTGGCAAAGGTGGATCGCGTTCTACGACGTCGCGGATTCATTCGAGCCACCGATGAATCTCTTTACCAGTTTGCGGATCGATTGGCGGGTGAAGTAGAGGTCTCAGAAAAGTTAAAAGCGCACGAACGCAACTACCTTGAACAGGCTGCGGTGTGGATGCGGGCGTTCGCCGATGCCCGCTATCAAGGGCTCGTGCCACCTGGCTGGGAAAGTAACAAAGCTCAATGA
- a CDS encoding FHA domain-containing protein: MASLFVVRGRDQGKHFHLQKSTLLIGRESTCDIQLLDSESSRNHAELHRGNNGQIEIVDLDSSNGTRVNGNRISREVLSSGDRIEIGSTLLIFTGTNQPKAIEAAHGVDIVEKSLDDGSRIVSSLSQSASESSPAVVVSNSSEARISEADRSLEVMYLTAIAVGRTDDLGEVLQRVLRLVFDWVEADRGCVMLQDQQSGRLRPAARCDSTQAGDKTSDDRHETRPISISQTILQYVMEHKEGVRTSNARSDTRFDAAVSIVTAGVREALCVPLQGRYGIVGAMYIDTYTPPGELIASGHKQRFTDDHLRLITAIGHQAALAIEDTTYYSALVQSERLAAMGQTIATLSHHIKNILQGISGGSYLIEAGLKRDDTDAVRKGWGIVDRNQERISNLVMDMLTFSKEREPEKVEADLNETVQDAVDLMQTRASQCDVRLVAELAESMPMAWFDPDAMHRAVLNLITNAIDAASGQLTREEDFDVDDADSATSVEPHVRVRTQFDSEYGWRVDVMDNGLGVLPEDREKIFSLFESRKGMRGTGLGLPVSAKIMREHGGDISIVDIADESGTCFRLQLPPRGTQASDLALRETLG, encoded by the coding sequence ATGGCTTCACTGTTTGTGGTCCGCGGGCGAGATCAAGGAAAACACTTCCATCTGCAAAAAAGTACTCTGCTCATTGGCCGCGAATCCACTTGCGACATTCAGTTGCTCGATTCGGAATCATCTCGCAACCACGCCGAACTCCACCGTGGCAACAACGGTCAGATCGAAATCGTTGACCTCGACAGCAGCAACGGCACTCGGGTCAACGGCAACCGTATCAGCAGAGAAGTTTTAAGCAGCGGTGACCGAATCGAGATCGGTTCAACACTGCTAATCTTCACCGGTACCAATCAACCCAAGGCGATCGAAGCCGCGCATGGCGTCGACATCGTTGAAAAGAGTCTCGACGATGGCAGTCGTATCGTTTCTTCGCTATCCCAATCCGCCAGCGAATCGTCGCCCGCGGTCGTGGTTTCTAATTCTTCCGAGGCGCGGATTTCAGAAGCGGACCGATCGCTTGAAGTGATGTATTTGACTGCCATCGCGGTAGGTCGCACCGATGATCTTGGTGAAGTGCTTCAACGTGTGCTGCGTTTGGTGTTTGACTGGGTCGAAGCCGATCGAGGATGCGTGATGCTGCAGGACCAACAATCGGGGCGATTGCGACCAGCGGCTCGATGTGATTCTACTCAGGCGGGCGACAAAACATCCGACGATCGTCATGAAACGCGACCAATCTCCATCAGCCAAACCATTTTGCAATATGTGATGGAACATAAAGAAGGAGTGCGAACGAGCAATGCTCGTAGTGACACTCGATTCGACGCCGCCGTTTCGATCGTGACCGCCGGTGTACGCGAAGCGTTGTGCGTGCCTTTGCAAGGCCGCTATGGAATTGTGGGGGCCATGTACATCGATACGTACACACCGCCGGGCGAATTAATAGCTAGCGGCCACAAACAAAGATTTACCGATGACCATTTACGATTGATCACTGCGATTGGACATCAAGCAGCGTTAGCGATCGAAGACACGACGTACTACTCGGCGCTGGTGCAAAGCGAACGTCTTGCAGCGATGGGACAGACGATTGCGACGCTGTCTCATCACATCAAAAACATTTTGCAAGGAATTAGCGGCGGAAGTTATTTGATCGAGGCTGGGCTTAAACGTGACGACACCGACGCCGTTCGCAAAGGTTGGGGTATTGTTGATCGCAACCAGGAACGAATTTCGAATCTGGTGATGGACATGCTCACGTTCAGTAAGGAGCGCGAACCCGAGAAGGTGGAAGCCGATCTGAACGAGACAGTACAAGATGCCGTGGACTTGATGCAAACGCGAGCATCACAGTGCGACGTCCGCCTTGTTGCTGAATTGGCTGAATCTATGCCAATGGCATGGTTCGACCCAGACGCCATGCACCGTGCGGTGCTGAATTTGATCACGAATGCGATCGACGCCGCTTCGGGTCAACTGACTCGCGAAGAAGATTTTGACGTCGACGACGCCGATAGCGCAACGTCCGTGGAACCGCATGTTCGTGTCCGGACTCAGTTTGATTCCGAATATGGATGGCGAGTCGATGTGATGGACAATGGGCTGGGCGTGCTACCCGAAGATCGCGAAAAAATCTTCTCGCTGTTTGAGTCTCGTAAGGGCATGCGAGGCACCGGGCTAGGACTGCCCGTGAGCGCAAAGATCATGCGAGAGCACGGTGGCGATATTTCGATCGTTGACATTGCGGATGAATCAGGCACCTGCTTCCGCCTGCAATTGCCTCCAAGAGGCACCCAAGCATCCGACTTGGCACTCCGCGAAACACTGGGTTGA
- a CDS encoding AAA family ATPase → MVQPPPIESQDDLQAAKELVDACERIRQQVSRVVVGQDEVIEQLLIAILSRGHCLLEGVPGLAKTLMVRSLAESMDLTFKRIQFTPDLMPGDITGTDIIQEDPQTGHRQFIFEKGPVFTQMLLADEINRTPPKTQAALLEAMQEHEVTAAGKTYRLDEPFFVLATQNPIEQEGTYPLPEAQRDRFLFHVVVEYPSRDQEAEIVDRTTSTFNSAIEPVVTGEEIIRFQRTVRRVPLPPHVKDWVLDAVRSVRPKEADCRPWVRELVEWGPGPRASQQLVLAAKSRALLKGRTHVTLDDVQALAHPVLRHRIVPTFAAEADGITVDDLITRMIRDHAGAPAKVL, encoded by the coding sequence TTGGTTCAACCACCCCCCATCGAATCCCAAGACGACCTGCAAGCCGCTAAAGAACTCGTCGATGCCTGCGAACGAATTCGCCAACAGGTGTCTCGTGTGGTCGTCGGCCAAGACGAAGTCATCGAACAACTTTTGATTGCGATTCTTTCACGCGGACACTGTTTGCTTGAAGGTGTTCCCGGGTTAGCCAAGACGTTGATGGTGCGTTCGCTTGCCGAGTCGATGGATTTGACATTCAAACGAATTCAGTTCACGCCTGACTTGATGCCCGGCGACATCACCGGAACGGACATTATCCAAGAAGATCCTCAAACGGGGCATCGGCAATTCATCTTCGAAAAGGGGCCCGTCTTCACCCAGATGTTGTTGGCGGATGAGATCAACCGTACGCCGCCAAAGACACAGGCCGCCTTGCTTGAAGCGATGCAGGAACACGAAGTCACTGCGGCGGGCAAGACTTACCGACTCGATGAGCCATTCTTTGTCTTGGCGACTCAGAACCCGATTGAGCAAGAAGGGACGTACCCTTTGCCCGAAGCTCAGCGCGACAGGTTCTTGTTCCACGTGGTCGTTGAGTACCCTAGTCGGGATCAGGAAGCGGAAATCGTCGACCGGACCACTTCCACGTTTAACTCGGCGATTGAGCCAGTGGTCACGGGTGAAGAAATCATTCGCTTCCAACGAACCGTTCGTCGCGTTCCTTTGCCACCGCACGTCAAAGACTGGGTGCTTGATGCGGTTCGTTCGGTTCGTCCGAAGGAGGCTGATTGCCGACCGTGGGTGCGCGAGTTGGTGGAATGGGGACCTGGTCCACGAGCGAGTCAGCAACTCGTTTTGGCAGCCAAGTCGCGAGCTCTGCTAAAGGGGCGAACTCACGTCACGCTTGACGATGTTCAGGCGCTTGCCCATCCCGTTTTGCGTCACCGGATCGTTCCGACCTTCGCCGCCGAAGCCGACGGCATTACCGTCGATGATCTGATCACGCGAATGATCCGCGATCATGCCGGCGCACCGGCTAAGGTGCTGTGA
- a CDS encoding homoserine dehydrogenase translates to MEKTNVAIVGMGTVGSGVARLLLDHGDRTSRHAGRTLWLKKAVVRDLAKPRDVELPDGVVTDSIADVINDPEIAVVAQLIGGLEPARTIMLDLMEAGKDIVTANKALLAQHGPELFTRARELGRTIAFEASVAGGIPIIANISQCLSANQILSLEGILNGTSNFIVSQMDEKGASYDDVLKKAQDLGYAEADPTMDVDGTDAAQKLAILAHLAFGATVDWSDIPREGIDGLSSLDLAYSRKLGYRIKLLAVANLAEDGLELSVGPTLVKCGTPLAEVRDAFNAIRVIGDAVGPVFYHGLGAGQMPTASAVTADIIDTAVGRTRLTFETLEYFSVDQPPRVKLRDVDTLQGRYYFRLTVANHPGTLAAITKALAEDSISIASVIQHEPENADVEGQDAADETVPLVVMTHAASEGAARSATEKIESLPCVTGPVVRLRVKQ, encoded by the coding sequence ATGGAAAAAACAAACGTTGCAATCGTGGGCATGGGAACCGTGGGTTCCGGCGTCGCCCGTCTACTTCTCGATCATGGTGACCGAACGTCTCGTCATGCCGGGCGAACGTTGTGGCTCAAGAAAGCGGTGGTTCGCGATCTTGCCAAGCCCCGCGACGTCGAATTGCCCGACGGCGTGGTGACCGATTCGATCGCCGATGTGATCAATGATCCCGAGATCGCTGTCGTGGCACAGTTGATCGGCGGCCTCGAACCCGCCCGCACGATCATGCTGGACTTGATGGAAGCCGGCAAAGACATCGTCACTGCCAACAAGGCTCTGTTGGCTCAGCACGGTCCAGAGTTGTTCACGCGGGCTCGAGAACTCGGTCGCACGATCGCATTTGAAGCCTCGGTGGCTGGCGGGATTCCGATCATTGCTAATATCAGCCAATGCCTTTCGGCGAATCAAATTCTTTCGCTTGAAGGAATTCTCAACGGCACCAGCAATTTTATCGTCAGCCAAATGGACGAGAAAGGTGCGTCCTATGACGACGTGCTCAAGAAGGCGCAAGACCTCGGCTATGCTGAAGCCGACCCGACAATGGACGTCGACGGTACGGATGCGGCTCAAAAGTTAGCGATCTTAGCGCACCTTGCGTTTGGTGCCACGGTGGATTGGTCGGACATCCCGCGTGAAGGTATCGATGGACTCAGTTCGCTCGACTTAGCTTATTCCCGCAAGCTTGGTTATCGCATCAAGCTGCTTGCCGTCGCAAACTTGGCTGAAGACGGTTTGGAACTGTCCGTTGGCCCGACGCTCGTGAAGTGCGGCACCCCGTTGGCCGAAGTGCGTGATGCGTTCAACGCGATTCGTGTGATTGGCGATGCCGTTGGTCCGGTGTTCTATCACGGCTTAGGCGCCGGTCAGATGCCTACCGCATCGGCTGTCACTGCCGACATCATTGACACAGCCGTGGGACGAACACGGTTGACCTTTGAAACGCTCGAGTACTTTTCGGTTGATCAACCGCCTCGCGTCAAACTTCGCGATGTTGACACATTGCAAGGTCGCTACTATTTCCGGCTGACCGTCGCCAATCATCCCGGCACCCTCGCGGCGATCACGAAAGCACTGGCCGAGGACAGCATTTCGATTGCTTCGGTAATCCAGCATGAACCGGAGAACGCGGATGTCGAAGGCCAGGACGCGGCCGATGAGACGGTTCCGTTGGTCGTGATGACTCATGCCGCCAGCGAAGGGGCTGCTCGATCAGCCACCGAGAAAATCGAATCGCTTCCCTGTGTCACCGGACCCGTCGTGCGATTGCGAGTGAAGCAATAG
- a CDS encoding sodium:solute symporter family transporter — MTLCFASTAILSPTAGYVMLACFSVLWIGLGIWWGRRASSYDSFAVADRNVGMALGTATAVATWITSNTTMLAPQFALQLGVWGALAYSTASFGLFAFAPMSGRIRQLMPKGYTAVEFVRRRYGSLGSVPFLLISIFYALTWLISMSMAGGKLLEVLSGIPYPVGMSVVVSVCVIYTLFGGMYAVIGTDFIQSLIILVGLVVVAVAVLMRIDIADVHSKLETNRPMLLSYLFPAALMALFNNMLFGFGEIFHSNVWWSRAFAMREGVGPKAYALGGVLWLPVPIVAGFLGLAAPALGIGISQPDTVGPFVAATLLGTGGAFLVFVVVFCSLASSIDSLLAATADLIVNDIVEPISRKVTVTEPPTQLSDSAKRQASTIAIIALGVFAWAFAFPNVGTLATVLFFAGPMVGSCVWPIVGGLYFRSPGPLAAGAAMVFGTASGLWAYFAIGWFVASLVGASVSGLVFGVITWLSPNNFEFENLANEAT; from the coding sequence ATGACTTTATGTTTTGCTTCGACCGCTATTTTGTCACCCACCGCCGGCTATGTGATGCTAGCCTGCTTTAGCGTGCTTTGGATTGGTCTGGGCATTTGGTGGGGAAGACGAGCGAGCTCTTACGATAGTTTTGCAGTGGCAGATCGCAACGTCGGAATGGCGTTGGGGACGGCAACGGCCGTGGCTACATGGATTACCTCGAACACGACCATGTTAGCCCCCCAGTTTGCGCTGCAACTTGGTGTTTGGGGAGCGCTTGCTTATTCAACGGCAAGCTTTGGGTTGTTCGCGTTTGCGCCGATGAGTGGTCGGATCCGTCAATTGATGCCTAAGGGGTACACTGCTGTTGAGTTTGTTCGCCGCCGCTATGGATCGCTCGGTTCAGTCCCGTTCCTGCTGATTTCGATTTTCTATGCGTTGACTTGGTTGATTTCAATGTCGATGGCTGGCGGAAAACTCTTAGAGGTTCTGTCAGGCATTCCCTATCCCGTGGGCATGTCGGTCGTGGTTTCGGTTTGTGTTATCTACACGCTCTTTGGCGGGATGTATGCCGTGATCGGGACGGACTTCATCCAAAGTTTGATCATCTTGGTTGGTTTGGTGGTTGTCGCAGTCGCGGTCTTAATGCGAATCGATATTGCTGATGTGCATTCCAAACTAGAAACGAACCGACCGATGCTGCTGTCTTATTTGTTCCCTGCGGCATTGATGGCATTGTTCAACAACATGTTGTTTGGGTTCGGTGAAATCTTTCATAGCAATGTTTGGTGGAGTCGCGCGTTTGCGATGCGAGAAGGTGTCGGACCAAAGGCGTATGCACTCGGGGGCGTGCTATGGTTGCCAGTTCCAATCGTGGCCGGGTTTCTAGGTTTGGCTGCACCGGCACTAGGGATCGGCATTAGTCAACCCGATACGGTCGGGCCGTTCGTAGCAGCGACATTGTTGGGGACCGGTGGCGCCTTTCTAGTCTTTGTTGTCGTATTTTGCTCGCTGGCGTCCAGCATCGACAGTTTGCTAGCCGCGACAGCGGATTTGATCGTCAATGACATTGTCGAGCCGATTTCTCGCAAAGTGACGGTGACCGAACCTCCGACGCAGCTGTCGGATTCAGCAAAACGCCAAGCATCGACCATTGCCATCATTGCCCTTGGCGTGTTCGCGTGGGCGTTCGCTTTTCCCAACGTGGGAACGCTGGCGACAGTTTTGTTTTTTGCTGGTCCAATGGTTGGTAGTTGCGTGTGGCCGATTGTGGGCGGTTTATATTTTCGCAGTCCAGGACCGTTGGCGGCGGGGGCGGCGATGGTGTTCGGTACTGCGAGTGGCCTTTGGGCCTACTTTGCGATTGGATGGTTCGTCGCCTCGCTGGTGGGGGCAAGTGTTTCGGGCCTAGTGTTCGGCGTGATCACTTGGTTGTCGCCGAACAATTTCGAGTTTGAGAACCTCGCAAATGAGGCAACGTGA
- a CDS encoding aspartate/ornithine carbamoyltransferase family protein — MSDQVARAIALSAAATNSKGQHLSPTELLNSFDGKIDRDALKELAGQSILEPRQFDRRTVVAIAQLSALLESRNVEMDKPLDGKIAITAFFEASTRTRLSFESAVLRLDGKVLSVPDGQVTGIAKGESLADIGEMFNTYGDVVIMRHPDTNCIDEIRKNLQRPLINAGNGSGHHPTQALIDWYALLKWRPELCSPNCPEEKRVHLGIIGTPGSMRAVKSFVRLALLFTGAVKKITVISELADPVGLDLNEPLEESPIPTEIVNDVREVLPHLDVIYVNSIAFLGDSYRNLDTRYKLDQDSELKSDAVILHPLARNEELSESLDCTDHNLYFAQAAGAVFVRQALLVSVLDRLDQISGISTP; from the coding sequence ATGTCAGATCAAGTAGCAAGAGCGATCGCGTTGTCGGCCGCCGCAACAAATTCCAAAGGCCAGCATCTCAGTCCGACTGAGTTGCTGAACAGTTTTGATGGAAAGATTGACCGAGACGCGTTGAAGGAACTGGCTGGACAGTCAATTCTTGAGCCTCGGCAATTCGACCGTCGAACGGTCGTCGCGATCGCACAACTCTCGGCTCTGTTGGAATCCCGCAATGTCGAGATGGACAAACCGTTGGATGGCAAGATTGCCATCACGGCATTTTTCGAAGCCAGCACAAGAACACGATTGTCCTTCGAAAGTGCTGTCTTGCGACTCGACGGAAAGGTTCTATCGGTGCCCGACGGCCAGGTAACGGGTATCGCGAAAGGAGAATCGCTTGCCGACATCGGCGAGATGTTTAACACGTACGGTGACGTCGTGATCATGCGGCATCCGGACACGAATTGCATTGATGAGATTCGAAAGAATCTGCAGCGACCATTGATCAACGCTGGAAATGGATCCGGGCATCATCCTACGCAAGCCTTGATCGACTGGTACGCATTATTGAAGTGGCGGCCGGAATTGTGCAGTCCGAATTGCCCCGAGGAAAAACGAGTACACCTGGGAATCATCGGCACACCGGGATCAATGCGAGCGGTGAAAAGTTTCGTCCGACTGGCGCTTCTATTTACCGGCGCGGTGAAAAAGATCACGGTGATATCGGAGCTTGCCGATCCGGTTGGATTGGATCTGAATGAACCATTGGAAGAGTCTCCCATCCCGACGGAAATCGTTAATGATGTGCGTGAGGTCTTGCCGCATCTGGATGTGATCTACGTGAACTCAATTGCGTTCTTGGGTGACAGCTATCGCAACTTGGATACGCGATACAAGTTGGACCAAGACAGCGAGTTGAAGTCCGATGCGGTTATCTTGCACCCTCTGGCACGCAATGAAGAACTGAGCGAGTCATTGGATTGCACCGATCACAACCTTTACTTCGCTCAGGCTGCCGGTGCCGTCTTTGTTCGCCAGGCTTTGCTGGTATCCGTGCTCGATCGACTGGACCAAATTTCCGGCATCAGTACACCGTAA